The Capsicum annuum cultivar UCD-10X-F1 chromosome 1, UCD10Xv1.1, whole genome shotgun sequence sequence gttaaaaaagaaaaaaaaaattgaaatttttttgtcacttttacCTAAATTTAAAACTTGAAGGACCCCCACTTAATTGACAAAATTGTTTGCCACTTTTAATTCAAAATCCGATTTTTGACAAATAAAACCCACACTAATGAAATCAATAGTTTATTTAGGGGTAAATTAGTAATTGTACTTTATGTTTTTTGAGTTCATGCATACTTTTAAGgtagtatatatagatatagatagatagatactATATCTAATTAAATTCACACCATATATATTCCTTATTTTCCttccatattttttctttgttaataCGAGATTTTCATTAAACATAATTAAGAGTCATTATATAAAGATACTAAGCTAGGAAATATAGCACCCATTTTGTCTCTATCAAAGAGATATTCTTGCAGCTTCATTAGCTTCCTTAAAATGTGTTTGATTGTTTCCCTTCTTGcctcatataataatagttatctgCAATCATCAATTAAGTTTTGCTAGGAAAAAGAAGTGTTGGATAGCGTACTaacaattttctcatgtttggttaacttaaatattttgaaaaatgtttttcaaattaacttattttcctcaaaggAAAAGGACTTACCTTCAAAtagtaaggaaaatattttctaaaattctcTTTCAACCTCTTACCTCAACTTTCCATACTAAACCAAATCTTGGATACCAATTTCCAACAATAACCTAGGATCCAACTCTCTTAACCTGACTCTCGATTCTCGACCCACAAACCGACTCCCTACCTTGATTTACGACCCAACTCCCAATCTGACACCCGACTATTGACTTGAGACCTGATTCTCAACCCTGATCCAAGACGCAAGACCTGGGATCCAACCTTGACTTGAGATCCGATCCAAAACTGACATGGGTTCGAATGTCTAACCTCGACTTGGGGCCCGGACTCGACCAGACCCTGAACTCGATCACAGAACAACTTCAAACACCAACTTGTGATCCAACATCGAGATTGAATCACGGTATGATCTTGACCCGACTTGGGACCTGTCTCTCAACTCCAACCCTAGCTTAAGTACTAGTTCAGAAGTTAGGGTTAGGTCTTGAGACCAGTGTTGGTATTCGGGGTTGGATCTTGAGTCAGGTGTTGGGGTCAACTCTCAGGTTTGGAATCAAGAGTCGGTCTGGGTCTTGAATTCGGAATCGAGGTCGGGAATCGGTTGATAGTCGGTGTTAGGTCCTAAATCGGGTGTTATGGTCGGGTTTCAGATCTAGAGTTAAAGGTCGGATGTCGAGGTCGAGAATCGAGGTCAGTGGTCGAGTCAGGAGTAGGAAGTCGTGGTTGGATCTTGGTCTAGAGTCGTGGTTAAGTGTTGGGGTCGGGAGTCGAGGTTGGGTCTCGGGTTGAGTGACGAGGCTGGGGTTGGACCCTGGTTCGGGTGTAGGTTTTTCTCCCAGATCGATTGTTGGATTGGTTCCTGGTGCATAAACTATTTTCGTAAAAGTATTTTCTACTCTCCAGTCAAACACTAAaagatattttatgaaaaatgtctttcattcaccaaaaatattttccaaaaaattttaccactcaccaaccaaacatgagaaaataattaagaaattttttttccgTGAAAGAATTTTCtatgaaaacattttccatggaaaacattttcaTTCATAGCAAACACACACTAGGTTTAATGAGTTTTCCTAGAGTGCAATTTTTAGCTTGTGGAATAGTGTTAGTGCTTCCATATATATGTTAGTGGCATAGTGTATTACCCTTTTGGGTAGTTATGACTTATGATCTTGACTCATTTGTTCATATAAAATCTCAGAATAAATACACCTAAAGAGTAGAGGATCTTCTAGTCTTATCAAAAGGGTACATTTAGAAAAATCAACTGCATGACCTATTAAACACCTAATTCACCCACATTCTAAGGGAGGGAAATCAAGTTGCGGATTGTCGGGCAAAGTTGGCATCGGCCTCTGGACAATCTGAATTCTTTTATAGTTCAAAACAGCTTCCTAGAAATGCTGTTTGGATAAATGGCGAATGCCAAGCCTTAGAACTGCTAGGTATGATAAAGCCAATTTTTTTGTTAGTTGATTTTATATAATTGTTTGGAAGGAGTAGAGTAAGTTTTTGTTGTGTGACTCCTTTTGTCTTGTTGTAAGTGAGGCATGGTCTAGCCATCCGCTTCTGCTAATACAAATTGACCAAGACTTTACTGggtaattgaattaaaaaaaaaaaatatcgctGAACACATAAAAGATCTCTAAGCATCAGATGAAATAAATACTATAACTCTTAAAGAATTGAACAACACTGCTATACCAATAGCCAAATTCATTACATGTATATGCATATAAACTTGTCACTCCCTATACATAACTAAAATCCTTAATGCTGAGAGCAATCAGTAGGCAAGAATGAAACTTGGTTGGCCACAAGATCATATCCAATTAAGTAATTCAACTGTGCCAAGttcccaaaaataaaaagatcatCTGATGGCACTATTGCAAGACAAATCACACCTGGACCGAACTGTATAAATGAGTTCTCTGGTGACAACTCTACATCCGCATTTGTAAAATGTGCGACAATCCTAGGAGCGTTGATAGTGACAATATCGGATGCGTAACATACCTTAAAAGTCCCAGCCGGATCGTTTACCCTAGTAGCACTAATCGAAGCCACCACTGCTTCCTCCAAATTCAGGTAAAAATCAGAAGGGACAAGCGTAAGTGTTGTACCTGAATCGATGATAATATTAGCTTGACCAGGAGGAAAAATTTTAGTAGATTTGAACGGCAAATTTTTTTCTCCGATGCTAATACTTTCCAAAAATAGATAATAGAAGGATTTTTGACTTTCCTTTCTTGTCATGTGTGTTGAAACAACTCCAGGACCCGACACAACAGCACTATCACCAAAATTGATGTGACTAGTTAGTTTATCATTGGTTTTTGATGCATCAAATGGAATCAAACAATAAGAGAATTTCCCTTTGATGTCATCATTCATTTGGTTTACAATTGAGATATCGCCACGACCTAAGCCAACAACTCCAGTAGGGAAATTTCCAGCATTGTCATGTCCACAACCAAAGAAGGTGAGAGGAATTGCGACATTTTCACCAGAAGTAGAAGTAAATGAGAAAGTTTCAATAGCAAGTTCACCTCTGCTATATGATTTGTCACTATAACCCTGTTCATAGTTACATATATCATCCCTACATGTGATAGGTGCCAAGTCTTGACAATATAAATTTTCGCAATCAACAGTAAAATAAGTAGAGctatttttgggattaaaaataGGTGTGCCCGTTTGTTGAAAGCAATGGACACAAGGCTCACATTGTAGCCACGTTAAGTCACTGCCGGTGTCGACAGTGGCAAGAATGTCTACTGGGGGAGTTCCGACTGAGATTTTCATGAGGAATGCACTACCGGTTGGGTTAACAGTTGACTGGATTGACTTAATAGAATTTTTCCTAAAGGAGGAAGCCCGGGAGAATGACTGGTGGAAGGCATTTTGAAGGAGTTCATATGGAGTAATTGATGGGTTGTAAAAAGGTGAAAGAGGAGAATCACGGTGAATAACATCTACAGTAAAGCCATTTACACTTTTACGATAACATACTAAAGAAGgataaaagaaagataaaagaaCTAACTTAGGgataaaagtgaaatatttagTATTAATCAACATGGCTAATGTTTTGGAAAATGATGAGAATTGATGTCCAGGAGACAATGTTTAGTTCTATTTTATAGGTAAAAAATAATCTCTGCGAAGACTAATATAGACATTAagttaaaaaaaatctaaataaggaaatatatatatatatatatatatatatatatatgcgctCATATATGTTAATATATGTTTTTATGCCATATATACTTacttttcttccatattttctaCCAGTAAAAGTGGCATAATgcaattcatttgatttttaacACTAAAGTTTGAACGTTATTTGATATTAACTTAACAAGTATAATAGGCATAATGTCGAAGGTTTTCGTCTATATTTGTCTTCAAAAAGATATCTTCCCTAAATTGTTTGCCATGTTAggctaactttttttttttttaagtaataattcTTTTAACTTATTTCGTATAATGAAAATCAGATATAGTTTTAACAAGTTTCCTTTTCTTCCTCCTTTTCTCCAAGAAAAGAAGTAAAGCTTCAAAGAAATTGAAATTTTCCCCTTTTGGgtgatacattttttttattttttttttagcgaatttttgttgaattatagATTAAAATGACCATTAGAAATTTAGGCAataccaaaagaaataaaattctaCCCTTTGAGTGACACATTAATGATATTAGGTTGTTTTTTTAATCCACAGAGGAAAATGAAAGTTGAAATTCGAGTAAAATCTTGTAAATACGATTTTACTAAAACGTATGTGGATAATTTTACATAAGGCCGTTAAACATTATCTAGATTTTACCCTTTGAGTGACACacacatataatttttttcatcatcAATGCTATTAATCTTTGTTTCTCTTATAACTCCTATAATTCCTAACAATTTATTTGTCCATTATTCTACCTAATTATatttgtaactcttgtaaccgcTACTATATGATCTATTCATTTAATATTCCACTAATCGCTTATTTACTAGATAGATAAATACTATACTTATATAAAGTATTTCTTCCTTGTGCTTTGTAAGAGGAGAAGTAGTACATAATTGTGCGATATGAAATACATATAAGAAATATATTGTGTGTATATTTACGTTTATTTTAGTGAAAGAGTGTTGATAAAAGGAAAATAGTCTAAGtcttcaactatattcactatacaaaaagaGTAATTAATTGTTGGCGGAAAGTATTCTTGTGGTGAAGCTTTGAACGCTTCAACCAATTCAgagttgtttgagttgtacatcgtGTTGGGTTGTTATATCCTGAAGGAGACAAGTCAAGAGCGAGAGTGATATTACTGGATCGGTGTAAATTATGTCGCAATAGACTTGAATTTTCTTAAAGAGAACGAGATATaagatacatttatatatattttattcatttacttttcaactgtaatttaattattgtgatatattATTATAACAATCTCTTTTCCTAAAACTTTCTAATTTCCTCTTTTATGGTTATACAGTTTTTTCCCTTAATCTcatcattattgtatttatttcatttctttgaatcactcctttttctttctttgtttttttactttcttttatttatattaatgtaTGTAAAAATATAAGTTTCATTTAGATGCTGTTACAACATTTTTAATAGCACCCGTATCAAAACATTTAAATGTAAGagattttctttttctcattttttttgttaaaaaaaagctAATCAATTAAAGCAGCAGTTATAAGTCATAAGTAACCTCTATAACATGCTTGAGGAAAAGAGCAAGAGGACTGTTCTACAATATTTAAACTCAAGCAATCACAAAATTACAtgccaaaaaaatacaaaaggtTTATAGATGTGCTCATAATTGTTGAAACACGTGATGTCTTAGGTTGTTAGCTGCTATCCTAGTTTATAGGAGTTTCTTGGtagtaaatttctatttcttAGTTGTAGTTtgtttttagtgtttgatttgcAGCAGACAACTTAGtagaatattttatcttttaactaCTTAGTAATTGTTTACCTATTGGTTATGTTGGTTCCTATTTTTCCACACTTAACCGTTGCAACTTAACTTCTATAAAAAAAAGATTGCAGCAGTACAATAAAAATATACTTGCTTGATGATTCTTTGTTATTCTCTGtctttctaatgaatattttataacatttgaTATCAAAGCCAGAAAGAGAGTTCCTTAGTCGAGTGTGAGTGATACTGCTTATTGGGAGTTTTTTTAGCCGCAAAAGAATGGCCTTTGGAAACTTTGCTCAGATCGCTATTCCATATGGTCATTACGACCGTTGGAGCATGTTGATGGAGAACTTCCTTAGGTCCAAGGAGTTTTGGCCATATGTTAGTATTGGAGTGCAGGAGCCAGCAGCTTGTACTGCTTTATCGGAAGCACAAAAAGCAGTGTTAAACAGTCTAAGGTTGAAAGATCTCAAGCAAAGAATTATCGTTTCCAAGCTATAGATCGCTCAATACTGGAAACAATTCTTTGCAAGGATACTTCTAAGCTCAATACTGGAAACTATTCTTTGTAAGGATACTCT is a genomic window containing:
- the LOC107857354 gene encoding aspartic proteinase CDR1-like: MLINTKYFTFIPKLVLLSFFYPSLVCYRKSVNGFTVDVIHRDSPLSPFYNPSITPYELLQNAFHQSFSRASSFRKNSIKSIQSTVNPTGSAFLMKISVGTPPVDILATVDTGSDLTWLQCEPCVHCFQQTGTPIFNPKNSSTYFTVDCENLYCQDLAPITCRDDICNYEQGYSDKSYSRGELAIETFSFTSTSGENVAIPLTFFGCGHDNAGNFPTGVVGLGRGDISIVNQMNDDIKGKFSYCLIPFDASKTNDKLTSHINFGDSAVVSGPGVVSTHMTRKESQKSFYYLFLESISIGEKNLPFKSTKIFPPGQANIIIDSGTTLTLVPSDFYLNLEEAVVASISATRVNDPAGTFKVCYASDIVTINAPRIVAHFTNADVELSPENSFIQFGPGVICLAIVPSDDLFIFGNLAQLNYLIGYDLVANQVSFLPTDCSQH